One segment of Sphingomonas qomolangmaensis DNA contains the following:
- the nrdR gene encoding transcriptional regulator NrdR produces the protein MRCPFCAHEDSQVKDSRPSEDGGAIRRRRQCSACGARFTTFERIQLRELTVLKSEDRREPFDREKLIRSVSIACRKRPIAAPQIEQLVSGIQRQLETSGETEVGTRRIGEMVMEGLKGLDSVAYIRFASVYKDFREARDFEEFAGSVTEVARG, from the coding sequence ATGCGCTGTCCTTTCTGCGCCCATGAAGACAGCCAGGTAAAGGACAGCCGCCCGAGCGAGGACGGCGGCGCGATCCGCCGTCGTCGGCAATGCTCGGCCTGCGGCGCGCGCTTCACGACCTTCGAGCGGATCCAGCTGCGCGAGCTGACGGTGCTGAAAAGCGAGGACCGCCGCGAACCCTTCGACCGCGAGAAGCTGATCCGCTCGGTCTCGATCGCCTGCCGCAAACGCCCGATCGCCGCGCCGCAGATCGAGCAGCTGGTATCGGGCATCCAGCGCCAGCTCGAAACCTCGGGCGAGACCGAGGTGGGGACGCGGCGGATCGGCGAGATGGTGATGGAGGGGCTCAAGGGCCTCGATTCGGTGGCGTATATCCGCTTCGCGAGCGTGTATAAGGATTTCCGCGAGGCACGCGATTTCGAGGAATTCGCCGGCAGCGTGACCGAGGTTGCGCGCGGGTGA
- the glyA gene encoding serine hydroxymethyltransferase has translation MSTNPQTLHDVQPDGFFTRALASSDPEIFAGIAHELDRERHQIELIASENIVSKAVLEAQGSVFTNKYAEGYPGKRYYQGCAPSDEVETLAIERAKALFGCGFANVQPHSGAQANGAVMLALTKPGDTILGMSLDAGGHLTHGAKAAQSGKWFNAIQYGVRRDDHLIDFDQVEALAKEHRPKLIIAGGSAYPRQIDFAKFRAIADEVGAYFMVDMAHFAGIVAAGHHPSPFAHAHVVTTTTHKTLRGPRGGMIMSNDEALAKKFNSAVFPGLQGGPLMHVIAAKAVAFGEALRPEYKSYIAAVVENAKVLAATLKERGSDLVSGGTDTHLALVDLTPLKVTGKDADEALERSAITCNKNGVPFDPLPPMKTSGIRVGSPAGTTRGFGTAEFREIGNMIADVLDALAANGEHGDPSVEADVRLRVRALCERFPIYPEL, from the coding sequence ACTCGACCGCGAGCGCCACCAGATCGAGCTGATCGCGAGCGAGAACATCGTCTCCAAGGCGGTGCTCGAGGCGCAGGGGTCGGTGTTCACCAACAAATATGCCGAGGGCTATCCCGGCAAGCGCTATTACCAGGGCTGTGCGCCGTCGGACGAGGTCGAAACGCTGGCGATCGAGCGCGCCAAGGCGCTGTTCGGCTGCGGCTTCGCCAACGTCCAGCCGCATTCGGGGGCGCAGGCCAATGGCGCGGTGATGCTCGCGCTGACCAAGCCCGGCGACACGATCCTGGGCATGAGCCTCGACGCCGGTGGCCATCTGACGCACGGCGCCAAGGCGGCGCAGTCGGGCAAATGGTTCAACGCGATCCAGTACGGCGTTCGCCGCGACGATCACCTGATCGACTTCGACCAGGTCGAGGCGCTGGCCAAGGAGCATCGCCCCAAGCTGATCATCGCGGGCGGCTCGGCCTATCCGCGCCAGATCGACTTCGCCAAGTTCCGCGCGATCGCCGATGAAGTCGGCGCGTATTTCATGGTCGACATGGCGCATTTCGCCGGCATCGTCGCGGCGGGCCACCACCCCTCGCCCTTCGCCCACGCGCATGTCGTCACCACGACGACGCACAAGACGCTGCGCGGGCCGCGCGGCGGCATGATCATGAGCAACGACGAGGCGCTGGCCAAGAAGTTCAACTCGGCGGTGTTCCCGGGGCTCCAGGGCGGTCCGCTGATGCACGTGATCGCCGCCAAGGCAGTGGCGTTCGGCGAGGCGCTTCGCCCCGAATATAAGAGCTACATCGCCGCGGTGGTCGAGAACGCCAAGGTGCTCGCGGCGACGCTCAAGGAGCGCGGATCGGACCTCGTCTCGGGCGGCACCGACACGCATCTCGCGCTGGTCGACCTCACCCCGCTCAAGGTGACAGGCAAGGACGCCGACGAGGCGCTCGAGCGGTCGGCGATTACCTGCAACAAGAACGGCGTGCCCTTCGATCCGCTGCCGCCGATGAAGACCAGCGGCATCCGCGTCGGCAGCCCCGCGGGCACCACGCGCGGCTTTGGCACCGCCGAGTTCCGCGAGATCGGCAACATGATCGCCGACGTGCTCGACGCGCTGGCGGCGAACGGCGAACATGGGGACCCTTCGGTCGAGGCCGACGTTCGGCTTCGTGTGCGCGCATTGTGCGAGCGCTTCCCGATCTACCCGGAGCTTTGA